From a single Arachis hypogaea cultivar Tifrunner chromosome 3, arahy.Tifrunner.gnm2.J5K5, whole genome shotgun sequence genomic region:
- the LOC112734841 gene encoding F-box/kelch-repeat protein At1g67480, translating to MIISKMPGCIAGKKWFTEPNMCFSNLPNKENQTLSKSKHSVRSELSDKDDDSSILPRLPDDVSKYCLALVPHSDLPAMAGVCKRWRCFIQSKEFIMVRKLAGLVEEWLFLLTADKEGKGSHWEVVDCQGQNRRSLPPMPGPTKAGFGVVVVNGKLLVMAGYSVIDGTATASPEVYQYNSCVNSWSRLSNMNVARYDFACAEVNGLVYAVGGNGVDGDSLSSVEVYDPETDKWTLIESLRRPRRGCFACGFEGKLYVMGGRSSFTIGNSKFVDVYNPERHSWCEMKNGCVMVTAHAVLGKKLFCMEWKNQRKLAIFNSEDNTWKMEPLPLTGSSSIGFRFGILDGKLLLFSLEEEPTCKTLLYDPTAAPGSEWQTSEIKPSGLCLGSVTVKA from the exons ATGATCATTTCAAAAATGCCTGGATGCATTGCTGGTAAGAAGTGGTTCACAGAACCGAATATGTGTTTTTCTAATTTACCCAATAAGGAAAATCAAACACTTTCTAAGAGCAAGCATTCTGTGCGCTCTGAGTTATCGGATAAGGATGATGATAGCTCGATTCTACCTCGGCTGCCTGATGATGTTTCCAAGTATTGCTTAGCACTTGTGCCTCATTCGGACCTCCCGGCTATGGCCGGTGTTTGTAAGAGATGGAGGTGTTTCATTCAGAGCAAAGAATTTATAATGGTAAGAAAATTGGCTGGCTTGGTTGAGGAATGGCTTTTCCTGTTAACTGCAGATAAAGAAGGGAAAGGAAGCCATTGGGAGGTAGTGGATTGTCAGGGTCAGAATCGTCGATCTCTTCCACCAATGCCTGGTCCAACAAAGGCTGGATTCGGGGTGGTGGTTGTTAATGGGAAGCTACTTGTCATGGCTGGCTATTCAGTTATTGATGGAACTGCCACTGCCTCACCAGAGGTTTACCAATACAATTCTTGTGTCAACAG TTGGAGCAGGTTATCAAACATGAATGTGGCTCGATATGACTTTGCTTGTGCTGAGGTCAACGGCTTGGTGTACGCTGTTGGAGGCAATGGAGTAGATGGCGACAGCCTCTCCAGTGTCGAGGTCTATGATCCAGAAACTGACAAATGGACATTGATTGAGAGCCTTCGTCGGCCGAGACGAGGTTGCTTCGCGTGTGGATTCGAAGGGAAGCTGTACGTGATGGGTGGAAGGTCGAGTTTTACAATTGGAAACTCAAAATTTGTTGATGTTTACAATCCTGAAAGGCACAGTTGGTGTGAGATGAAAAATGGTTGTGTCATGGTGACTGCTCATGCAGTACTGGGAAAGAAGCTGTTCTGTATGGAGTGGAAGAATCAGAGGAAGTTGGCAATCTTCAATTCAGAGGACAATACATGGAAAATGGAGCCTCTACCTTTGACTGGGAGCTCCAGTATCGGTTTCCGGTTCGGAATTCTTGATGGTAAACTCTTGCTGTTCTCACTGGAGGAGGAACCTACATGCAAAACTTTGTTGTATGATCCAACTGCAGCCCCTGGATCAGAGTGGCAAACAAGTGAGATCAAACCATCTGGGTTATGCTTGGGCAGTGTAACAGTCAAGGCATGA